From Fulvivirga lutea:
ATGACCAGATTCTTTACAATGCTCTACATACTTCTTAACAGGCTCAGGAAAACTATTGTAAGAACCCTCATTAATGGAGTAGATTTTTCCCTGTTCTGGTATTGACATGTTCGGGTGTGAAAGGAAATACTCACCTAACGATGGTTCATAGGTAAAGCCATTTACACCATGACCAGTAGTGTACACCAGCATTGTAGAAGAGCCGTAAAGTAAATAACCTGCGGCCACTTGTTCTGAACCTTTTTGCAATACATCAATTTCCTGAATTGGCGAACCTACTGGAGTAACTCTTCTGAAAATTGAAAAAATGGTTCCGATAGATACATTCACATCTATATTTGAAGAACCGTCCAGCGGATCTATTGCAATTACATAACGCCCTTCGTTATTCAAATCCACAATTTCATCATCTTCTTCAGAAATAACTGCACAGGCCTCACCCCCTTTGGATAGAGCCCTGGTAAACCTGATATTGGCAAGTACATCCAACTTTTGCTGATCTTCACCTTGCACATTTTGAGTGCCAATGGCCCCTACTATATTGATAAGACCCGCCTTGTTTATTTCGCGGTTCACCACTTTGCCTGCCAAGGCAATGTCTCTCAAAAGCTGAGAAAGTTCACCTGTTGCAAATTGAAACTCATCCTGCTTTTTCTTGATATATCTATCTAGAGTAGTACCAATGGGTAAGGCTATGCGCGAATCTTCCATAAAATATAGAGAGGCTTTAAAATAAGGAATATAAACTGCTATTTTGGTGCAAATTTAGAAGATTAAATTAATCATTCAATCGTTTGCGTAATATGAAGGTTTTCAAGTTTGGTGGAGCATCCATAAAAAGTGCTGAGGCTATTCGAAATATGGCTTCCATTGTTCAGGAAAACGCACAAAAAGAGCTAGTTGTAGTAGTATCTGCCATGGGAAAAACTACCAACGCATTAGAATCTTTATTGGATAAGAAGAGAAAAGGTGAAGATTCCGAGTTAAACGAGTTGAGCAAATATCATTTCAATATTTGTGACGCCTTGTTTGACAATACCGAGGAGATAACACCAAAAATGAATGCGCTATTAACCGAACTTGAAGATAACCTTACCCAAACGAGTTTGCCGTATGATCAGCATTATGACCTGGTGATTAGCTATGGTGAGCTACTTTCTTCGCTCATAGTCTCAGAATATTTAATAAACAAAGGACTGAACGTGTCTTTAGTGGATAGCAGAAAATACGTAATTACTGATGATAACTACAGAAACGGGTATATTGATTGGGATGAAACTGCATTACGAATTGGCAAGTTAAGACCACAATTGGAACAAGGCCTAATTCTGACTCAGGGTTTTATTGGCGGAACAAAAGATGGCCACACCACAACATTAGGGAGAGAAGGGTCTGATTATACGGCAGCTATTTACAGCTTTTGTCTGGATGCTGAATCAATGACAGTATGGAAAGATGTGCCGGGCATTCTCAATGCAGACCCAAAACGAATTAAAGAAGCTGAACTTTTTCATGAAATAGCGTATAAAGAAGCTTCTGAAATGACTTATTATGGTGCTTCAGTAATTCACCCAAAAACTATAAAGCCTCTAGCCAATAAAAATATTCCACTGTTTGTTAGAAGTTTTGACGACCCAAAAAGTGTTGGTACAATAATTCATGATTGTGAGGTTAAGCATCCTACACCCTCTATCATCATTAAAGAAAATCAATGCCTGGTTTCATTTAATGTATTGGATTATACTTTTATCAATGAAGAAAATTTGAGCCTAATTTTTCAGGAACTAGCGGGCCTTGACATAAAGATTAATATCATGCAAAATTCCGCTATTTCATTTTCTATCGTTGTCGACTATAGAGAGGATAAGCTGGAAGAGTTAATAAAAGTGCTGAAAGAGCATTTTGAAATTAAGTACAATACGGGACTAGAACTAATCACAATTAAAAATTATCGAGCAGAAACTATTAGCCAGTATAGAAGTGGTAAAAACATATTGTTAGAGCAAACTTCACGTAATAACTACAGGGCACTATACGTAGTTTAAGCTATTTTTTCTTCTAAAAACTTTTGTACGGACCTTTCAAGTATATCATAAACCTCCTGAAAGCCTTTGGGTCCACCAAAGTAAGGATCTGGAACATCCGCGCCCTTGTCTTCATTATCAAACTCACGCATGAGATAAAGTTTATCATCAAATTGCCCTTCCTGATCGAGCTTTTTAATATTTGAAAGGTTGGCCTGATCCATCGCAATGATATAGTCAAATTCCCTGAAATCTGCTTTATCAAATTGCCTTGCTTTATGGTTCAATTTGAGGCCGTTTTCCTCAGCATTTTCGATTGTTCTTTTGTCTGGTTTCTCGCCAATATGATAGTTGCTTGTACCGCAGGAATCGAATTCAACTTTTTTTTCCACACCTAACTCTTTGGATAATTTTATTGCTAATCCTTCCGCTAATGGAGAGCGACATATGTTACCTAAACAAACAAACAAGACTTTTTCCATAACAATTGATTTTGAGGTTACAATCTACTAATTACGGGTATTTAGGTTTACATAGCACTTTTTTAATCAACTGTTTATTATGTTGTAAGCCGCCTTTTGTGAAAGAGGCGGCTTTTCTTATTATTGTCCCACCTTGATTAAAATAAACTCGCATGGAATTTATAAAAGTTAATAAGCAATATGACAAATATGTAGCCCTCATTGAGTTGAACAGACCCAAAGAGTTAAATGCACTAAACCTCCAGCTAATGGGTGAGCTTAGAGATGCTCTGAAGGATCTAGATAATGATGATGATGTTCGGGCAATCATACTATCGGGTAATGAAAAAGCATTTGCTGCTGGTGCCGACATCAAACAAATGGCTGATAAAAGTGCCATTGATATGCTTAAAATAGATCAGTTCAGCACCTGGGATCAAATACGTAAAACAAAAAAACCGTTGATAGCAGCTGTAAGTGGATTTGCTTTAGGAGGAGGTTGCGAGTTGGCTATGACTTGCGATATGATCATCGCCAGTGAAACTGCGAAA
This genomic window contains:
- the fbp gene encoding class 1 fructose-bisphosphatase; translation: MEDSRIALPIGTTLDRYIKKKQDEFQFATGELSQLLRDIALAGKVVNREINKAGLINIVGAIGTQNVQGEDQQKLDVLANIRFTRALSKGGEACAVISEEDDEIVDLNNEGRYVIAIDPLDGSSNIDVNVSIGTIFSIFRRVTPVGSPIQEIDVLQKGSEQVAAGYLLYGSSTMLVYTTGHGVNGFTYEPSLGEYFLSHPNMSIPEQGKIYSINEGSYNSFPEPVKKYVEHCKESGHSARYIGSLVADFHRNLLKGGIYIYPQTAKDANGKLRLMYECNALAFIIEQAGGLASTGTQRILDIEPNELHQRVPFFVGSKDMVEKAESFFN
- a CDS encoding aspartate kinase; amino-acid sequence: MKVFKFGGASIKSAEAIRNMASIVQENAQKELVVVVSAMGKTTNALESLLDKKRKGEDSELNELSKYHFNICDALFDNTEEITPKMNALLTELEDNLTQTSLPYDQHYDLVISYGELLSSLIVSEYLINKGLNVSLVDSRKYVITDDNYRNGYIDWDETALRIGKLRPQLEQGLILTQGFIGGTKDGHTTTLGREGSDYTAAIYSFCLDAESMTVWKDVPGILNADPKRIKEAELFHEIAYKEASEMTYYGASVIHPKTIKPLANKNIPLFVRSFDDPKSVGTIIHDCEVKHPTPSIIIKENQCLVSFNVLDYTFINEENLSLIFQELAGLDIKINIMQNSAISFSIVVDYREDKLEELIKVLKEHFEIKYNTGLELITIKNYRAETISQYRSGKNILLEQTSRNNYRALYVV
- a CDS encoding low molecular weight protein-tyrosine-phosphatase; translated protein: MEKVLFVCLGNICRSPLAEGLAIKLSKELGVEKKVEFDSCGTSNYHIGEKPDKRTIENAEENGLKLNHKARQFDKADFREFDYIIAMDQANLSNIKKLDQEGQFDDKLYLMREFDNEDKGADVPDPYFGGPKGFQEVYDILERSVQKFLEEKIA